The following proteins come from a genomic window of Candidatus Zixiibacteriota bacterium:
- the recN gene encoding DNA repair protein RecN, with amino-acid sequence MLTRLKIRNVALVDSVDLAFGPGLTVLTGETGAGKSVIVTALALVLGDRADREYVRHGAAAAIVEADFDISPLGPRYAKDNADYIADSTLSVFREITADGKSRVKIRGEAATLARLNELTRPIAEILGQHANQMLMNEDNHLLFLDYFGSLDSARESVRVRFSHWEQVAAELRRVQNQREQLARERELLLFQRDEIEKADVRPGEEEKLIAEKRKLDSSRELMSAANQIQQLLDGDEVSALSLLREARKCLDDMAEIDKSLSANAGLLAEIDFQIEDLRRTIEQYGASIEDDPARLEEINARLDELYRLKKKYGGSEESIVQTLASIHFQLNDRPDIDDLVQTLSRENEARRAAYAREAVALSEARRSAAVYLGKLVKKELAELAIDNGGFEFEFQYENHPDGIVFKDRTVRPLPHGLETGRFLFSANPGEPLRSLVRTASGGEISRVLLALKAAEKKNHKALHPLLVFDEVDAGIGGQTALEVGRKIKKLSENRQVFVITHLHQIARLADHHFAVRKSSDKDRRAVIRVTELDPKGVERELERMVALPE; translated from the coding sequence ATGCTCACGCGCCTGAAAATACGGAATGTGGCGCTGGTCGATTCGGTCGACCTTGCCTTCGGTCCCGGCCTGACCGTCCTCACGGGGGAAACCGGCGCCGGCAAGTCTGTCATCGTGACCGCGCTCGCGCTGGTGCTCGGCGACCGGGCCGACCGCGAGTACGTGAGGCACGGCGCGGCGGCTGCGATCGTGGAAGCCGACTTCGATATCTCCCCGCTCGGTCCGCGTTATGCGAAGGACAACGCCGATTACATCGCCGACAGTACTCTGTCGGTGTTCCGTGAGATCACCGCGGACGGCAAGTCCAGAGTCAAAATCCGAGGTGAAGCGGCGACCCTTGCGCGCCTGAACGAATTGACGCGCCCGATCGCCGAAATCCTGGGTCAGCACGCCAATCAAATGCTCATGAACGAAGACAACCACCTGCTCTTCCTCGACTATTTCGGATCGCTCGACAGCGCCCGGGAATCGGTCCGGGTCAGGTTTTCGCATTGGGAACAAGTCGCCGCCGAACTGCGCCGCGTGCAAAATCAGCGGGAGCAGCTGGCGCGGGAGCGCGAACTTTTGCTGTTCCAGCGGGACGAAATTGAAAAGGCCGACGTGCGCCCCGGCGAAGAAGAAAAGCTGATCGCCGAAAAGCGAAAACTGGATTCGTCGCGCGAACTCATGAGCGCCGCCAATCAGATTCAGCAGTTGCTCGACGGTGACGAGGTGTCTGCCCTCAGTCTGCTGCGCGAGGCGCGCAAATGTCTCGATGACATGGCGGAGATCGACAAGTCGCTGAGCGCGAACGCCGGCTTGCTCGCCGAGATCGACTTCCAGATCGAAGACCTTCGTCGAACCATCGAACAGTACGGTGCGTCGATCGAGGATGACCCGGCCCGCCTCGAGGAAATCAACGCCCGACTCGACGAGCTCTATCGGCTCAAAAAGAAATACGGCGGCTCGGAAGAATCGATAGTGCAGACACTCGCCTCGATCCACTTCCAGCTCAACGACCGCCCGGATATCGATGACCTGGTCCAGACCTTATCCCGTGAAAACGAAGCACGCCGTGCCGCCTATGCCCGTGAGGCGGTGGCGCTTTCGGAAGCGCGCCGTTCGGCTGCCGTTTACCTGGGCAAGCTCGTGAAAAAGGAATTGGCGGAACTGGCAATCGATAACGGGGGATTTGAATTTGAATTCCAGTACGAAAACCATCCGGACGGCATCGTTTTCAAGGACCGGACCGTGAGGCCGCTCCCCCACGGTCTGGAGACAGGACGATTTTTGTTCTCCGCCAATCCGGGCGAGCCGCTGCGATCGCTCGTGCGGACGGCGTCCGGCGGCGAAATCTCGCGCGTCCTTCTGGCGCTCAAAGCCGCCGAGAAAAAGAACCACAAAGCGCTCCATCCGCTGCTCGTGTTCGACGAAGTTGATGCCGGCATCGGAGGACAGACGGCGCTTGAAGTCGGCCGAAAGATCAAAAAACTCTCAGAAAACAGACAGGTATTCGTCATCACGCACCTTCACCAGATCGCGCGGCTCGCGGATCATCACTTCGCCGTACGGAAATCATCGGACAAAGACAGGCGCGCGGTTATCCGTGTCACCGAACTTGATCCTAAAGGCGTCGAGAGGGAACTCGAACGCATGGTGGCACTGCCGGAATAA
- a CDS encoding DUF1028 domain-containing protein produces MRIRITLAIILAFVVSVSASDRQERGTPIHPVHTYSIVAYDSATGQLGAAVQSHWFKVADVIWAEPGLGAVATQSLSEISYGPLALEMIRVGKTPQEALDGLLASDPSADVRQVAVMNAFGQSATHTGSRCIAEAGHRWGPGYSCQANLMRDSTVWDAMGDAFEKATGDLASRMLAALDAAQAAGGDIRGKQSAAMIVVAAHPSGRPWDDRLVDIRVDDSPEPLQELRRLLKINRAYNLMNLGDELMAEDMLDEAEEAYRKAAEMVPGNAEIMFWHAVTLVSIDEIDRALPIFKEAFAMDESWRILVPRLVESELMPDDSALIERIVSQ; encoded by the coding sequence ATGAGAATTCGAATTACCCTCGCGATTATTCTCGCTTTCGTCGTTTCGGTGTCGGCATCGGATCGGCAAGAGCGTGGTACGCCTATTCATCCGGTTCACACCTACTCCATCGTCGCCTATGACAGCGCCACCGGTCAGCTCGGAGCGGCGGTGCAGTCGCACTGGTTCAAGGTGGCTGACGTCATCTGGGCCGAGCCGGGACTTGGGGCGGTTGCGACGCAGTCATTGTCGGAGATTTCGTATGGTCCGTTGGCACTCGAGATGATTAGGGTAGGGAAGACGCCGCAGGAGGCGCTTGACGGTCTGTTAGCGTCGGATCCGTCGGCCGACGTCCGGCAGGTCGCTGTAATGAACGCGTTCGGTCAGTCGGCCACACATACCGGAAGCCGGTGTATTGCCGAAGCGGGACATCGATGGGGGCCGGGGTATTCGTGTCAGGCGAATTTGATGCGCGACTCGACCGTCTGGGACGCCATGGGCGATGCGTTTGAGAAGGCGACCGGCGATCTTGCCAGCCGTATGCTGGCGGCGCTCGACGCCGCACAGGCGGCCGGGGGAGATATTCGCGGCAAGCAGTCAGCGGCGATGATCGTGGTTGCGGCCCACCCCAGCGGTCGTCCGTGGGATGATCGGCTGGTCGATATCCGGGTGGATGACAGCCCGGAACCCCTGCAGGAACTTCGCCGGCTGCTGAAGATCAACCGTGCTTACAACCTCATGAATCTCGGCGATGAATTGATGGCGGAGGATATGCTGGACGAAGCAGAGGAGGCCTACCGAAAGGCTGCGGAAATGGTGCCGGGCAACGCCGAGATCATGTTCTGGCATGCCGTGACGCTGGTTTCGATCGACGAGATTGACCGGGCGCTGCCGATATTCAAAGAGGCTTTCGCTATGGACGAGTCCTGGCGCATTCTCGTGCCGCGTTTAGTGGAGTCGGAACTGATGCCGGACGACAGCGCTCTGATCGAGAGGATCGTCTCTCAGTGA
- a CDS encoding RNA polymerase sigma factor has product MNDDSALVIDVGSGDKKALGILVERYKKLAFQTALGLVGNRDDAYDISQEAFLRVYRSAKTYDRSQPFLPWFYTIVANLSRTWLRRRSRRDHRVVDIDDSSFLMVSEETPESELVAREQVQLLRKALMQLSFEDREIITLQHFRAMSYDEIARLLEIPKGTVMSRLYYARKRLAKRMREADR; this is encoded by the coding sequence ATGAACGACGATTCCGCGCTGGTCATCGATGTCGGGTCGGGCGACAAAAAGGCGCTCGGCATTCTGGTCGAGAGATATAAGAAACTCGCGTTTCAGACCGCCCTGGGGCTGGTTGGCAACCGCGACGATGCTTACGACATTTCGCAGGAAGCGTTTCTTCGCGTCTACCGCTCGGCCAAGACCTATGACCGTTCGCAGCCGTTTCTCCCCTGGTTTTATACTATAGTCGCCAACCTTTCCCGGACCTGGCTCCGGCGACGTTCGCGCCGCGACCATCGGGTGGTTGATATCGACGACAGCAGTTTCCTGATGGTTTCGGAAGAAACGCCGGAATCAGAACTGGTCGCCCGGGAGCAGGTGCAGCTGCTCAGAAAGGCGCTCATGCAGTTATCGTTCGAGGACAGGGAGATTATCACCCTGCAGCATTTTCGGGCGATGTCGTACGACGAGATTGCCCGGCTACTGGAGATTCCCAAAGGAACGGTTATGTCGCGATTGTACTACGCGCGCAAGCGGCTGGCCAAACGCATGCGGGAGGCGGACCGATGA
- the dnaG gene encoding DNA primase, which yields MIPQDTIERIRDSVDIADVIGEYVRLKKRGKNFLGLCPFHTEKTPSFTVSPDKQMYYCFGCGKGGNAITFLMEHEKMTFVEAVRLLAQRANIVIKETGSDYRREQLERLNYAHVVALEYFRKLLFDRRFAKVLDGYLRGRRQISDESIEMFQLGLAGEDWDGLIRFASSKDLSPADLEQAGLAVHSDKKDSYFDRFRARLMIPIFNLSQKPIAFGGRTLKKGETAKYVNSPETPLYSKSFVLYGLNFAKDAIRSSAEVFIVEGYFDLISLWQAGIHNVVASSGTAFTAQQARLLARFAEKVYLFFDADSAGQQAALRSVDALYDAGLEVKVMVGPEGEDPDTLARAGGYARVYELHDAALDYIAYRLRNVDVASAGLIAKEKLIKELAAVGAQIGDSTRRALFYDEAATALRVDKTLLAAGVSSPMPSAQRVAEKRRKLNKIELDFLSLLFNNPGSIDYVFERVSPDDFDSKQLSRLYTAMITQYQSSGELDAARLLETFQDDEMKSLVGEISFIEWPPESVSEQTRAHTSRIIEERRKKIRLRLQRELAEAEATGDTDRANQLLEELKGYGL from the coding sequence ATGATCCCACAGGATACCATAGAGCGGATTCGCGACTCGGTCGATATCGCCGATGTGATCGGCGAGTACGTCCGGCTGAAAAAACGCGGCAAGAACTTTCTGGGCCTGTGCCCCTTCCACACGGAAAAAACCCCGTCGTTCACCGTCTCCCCCGACAAACAGATGTATTACTGCTTCGGGTGCGGCAAAGGGGGCAACGCCATCACCTTTCTCATGGAACATGAGAAGATGACGTTTGTCGAGGCCGTGCGGCTGCTCGCACAGCGTGCAAACATCGTCATCAAGGAGACAGGCTCGGATTATCGTCGGGAGCAACTGGAGCGGTTAAACTATGCCCACGTGGTCGCGCTGGAGTATTTCCGGAAGCTCTTATTCGACCGGCGATTCGCCAAGGTTCTCGATGGTTACCTGCGGGGACGGCGCCAGATTTCCGACGAGTCGATCGAGATGTTCCAGTTGGGACTGGCCGGCGAAGACTGGGACGGACTGATACGATTCGCATCATCGAAGGACCTCTCCCCGGCCGATCTCGAACAAGCCGGCCTCGCCGTTCACTCCGACAAAAAGGACTCGTACTTCGATCGATTCCGCGCGCGTCTGATGATCCCCATCTTCAATCTCAGCCAGAAGCCGATCGCCTTTGGCGGACGCACGTTGAAAAAAGGCGAAACGGCCAAGTACGTAAACTCCCCTGAGACACCGTTGTACTCGAAGAGTTTCGTCCTCTACGGCCTGAACTTCGCAAAAGACGCGATTCGGTCGTCCGCGGAGGTCTTCATCGTCGAGGGATACTTCGACCTCATCTCCCTCTGGCAGGCGGGCATTCATAACGTCGTTGCCTCGAGCGGAACCGCCTTCACGGCCCAGCAGGCACGACTGCTGGCGCGGTTCGCCGAAAAGGTCTACCTGTTCTTTGATGCCGACTCGGCCGGCCAGCAGGCGGCGCTGCGGTCGGTCGATGCGCTCTACGATGCGGGACTCGAAGTGAAGGTGATGGTTGGACCGGAAGGCGAAGACCCGGACACGCTCGCGCGCGCGGGCGGCTATGCGCGCGTTTATGAACTGCATGACGCGGCGCTGGACTACATCGCGTACCGATTGCGAAATGTCGACGTCGCCTCGGCGGGCCTGATCGCCAAAGAGAAACTCATCAAGGAACTCGCGGCCGTCGGCGCGCAAATCGGGGACTCGACCCGACGGGCGTTGTTTTACGACGAAGCCGCCACGGCGCTCCGGGTCGACAAAACGCTCCTGGCCGCCGGCGTGTCCTCGCCCATGCCCTCCGCCCAACGAGTCGCCGAAAAACGCCGCAAGCTGAACAAGATCGAACTGGACTTTCTCTCGCTGCTGTTTAACAACCCGGGCTCGATCGACTACGTTTTCGAACGGGTCTCCCCCGACGACTTCGACTCGAAGCAGCTGTCGCGGCTGTATACCGCCATGATTACGCAGTATCAGTCCTCCGGCGAACTCGACGCCGCCCGCCTACTGGAAACTTTTCAGGACGATGAGATGAAATCGCTGGTAGGAGAGATCTCGTTCATCGAGTGGCCGCCGGAGTCCGTCTCCGAACAGACGCGCGCACACACGTCCCGAATCATCGAGGAACGTCGCAAAAAAATCCGGTTGCGGCTGCAGCGTGAACTCGCGGAAGCCGAAGCCACCGGCGACACCGACCGCGCCAATCAGTTGCTCGAGGAACTCAAGGGGTACGGTCTATAA
- a CDS encoding endonuclease MutS2, protein MIDPHTLETLEFDKVLSRIAGQCITPYGHGEVAKFLPTTDRDAIELRHREIGEMLDIVTVGAAFPLARMEDAREVLAKTAVEGIFLDPDEIRTVLELIEVSADIFDYDRDGRDSFPLIAEYISRMRAFPELRKDINRTIDERGEIKDSASPQLRRIRIEMGDSKRRLLARLESILAGQQKQSGWQTDVITQRNGRYVIPILAGQYKADSGILHDRSQSGATFYIEPNETVEMNNRLNMLMQEERLEIDRILRALTAEIASHRPALEENIRVIGRLDSYHAAARFGRAVGAARPRIDSEAGFSLVNARHPLLVAQSGIRENVIPLTLDLGETRQAVLVTGPNTGGKTIALKTIGLLVLMSQSGLPISADPTSRMGIFEQIYADIGDEQSIELSLSTFSSHIRNIISAVKGLSDRTLVLFDEIGAGTDPKEGAALAEAIILHVISHGARLVATTHYSQLKTLPLQHPEIENASLEFNRETLAPTFRLQVGIPGSSYAVEIASRLGMPESVCAHAAKLIGSGERSLGELIASLEAELKKVKEDQSELSERLAKAKELESYFRAQSERLTRDVDDEKRKALAEVDRLLEQSRRDTEQLVADIRKSQADKETVKQAHRRLRDLKQEAARQTDNLRADKTAPTEPATFAEGDLVRIMSLGQTGEIEQVQGDRARVRLGQFTTTVELRSLERLAPSGSASTRKHAAAASAFQVNESVSPEIHLRGMTVEEATDALEKYLDRARLAGLGQVYVVHGKGSGALRRSLTAFLKGHADVESLRLGNWNEGGAGVTIVKLRQ, encoded by the coding sequence ATGATTGATCCGCATACACTTGAGACACTCGAATTCGACAAGGTGCTCTCCCGCATCGCCGGGCAGTGCATTACGCCGTACGGTCACGGTGAAGTCGCGAAATTCCTCCCCACCACGGACCGCGACGCGATCGAATTGCGTCATCGCGAAATCGGTGAAATGCTCGATATCGTCACGGTCGGCGCCGCGTTCCCCCTGGCCCGCATGGAGGATGCCCGGGAGGTTCTTGCGAAAACGGCGGTCGAGGGCATCTTCCTCGACCCCGATGAAATCCGCACCGTGCTGGAACTCATCGAGGTCTCGGCTGACATATTCGACTATGACCGCGACGGGCGCGACAGCTTTCCGCTGATCGCCGAATACATCTCCCGCATGCGGGCCTTTCCGGAGCTGCGTAAGGACATCAACCGGACGATCGACGAGCGCGGTGAAATCAAGGATTCGGCCTCTCCCCAGCTCCGCCGCATTCGCATAGAAATGGGAGACAGCAAGCGGCGGCTGCTGGCGCGACTGGAATCGATTCTCGCCGGGCAACAGAAGCAATCCGGATGGCAGACCGACGTTATCACCCAGCGCAACGGCCGGTACGTCATCCCGATACTCGCCGGCCAGTACAAAGCCGACAGCGGCATTCTCCACGACCGATCGCAGAGCGGGGCCACCTTCTACATCGAGCCGAACGAGACGGTCGAGATGAACAACCGCCTCAACATGCTCATGCAGGAAGAACGACTGGAGATCGACCGAATCCTCCGCGCCCTCACCGCCGAAATCGCGTCGCACCGCCCGGCGCTCGAAGAGAACATCCGGGTCATCGGACGGCTGGATTCCTACCACGCGGCGGCCCGGTTCGGACGGGCGGTCGGGGCTGCGCGACCGCGCATCGATTCCGAGGCCGGCTTCTCGCTGGTCAATGCCCGCCACCCGCTGCTGGTTGCACAGAGCGGAATCCGGGAGAATGTGATTCCGCTCACACTCGATCTCGGCGAAACCCGGCAGGCCGTTCTCGTGACCGGACCCAACACCGGCGGCAAGACGATTGCGCTCAAGACTATCGGGCTGCTGGTCCTCATGTCCCAGTCGGGCCTGCCTATATCTGCCGATCCCACCAGCCGCATGGGTATATTCGAACAGATCTACGCGGATATCGGAGACGAGCAGTCGATTGAACTGTCACTGTCGACTTTCTCGTCGCACATCCGAAACATCATCAGCGCGGTCAAAGGGCTGTCCGACCGCACGCTTGTCCTGTTCGACGAAATCGGCGCGGGGACCGATCCCAAGGAAGGCGCGGCACTGGCCGAGGCTATCATCCTGCATGTGATCTCCCACGGAGCCAGACTTGTTGCAACCACACATTACTCGCAACTGAAGACGCTGCCGCTCCAGCACCCGGAAATCGAGAATGCCTCCCTTGAGTTCAACCGGGAAACACTGGCCCCGACCTTCCGCCTGCAGGTAGGCATCCCCGGATCGTCGTATGCCGTGGAAATCGCCAGTCGTCTCGGCATGCCGGAATCGGTGTGTGCACACGCCGCGAAACTTATCGGCAGCGGCGAACGGTCACTGGGCGAATTGATTGCCTCGCTCGAAGCGGAACTGAAAAAAGTCAAAGAGGATCAATCGGAATTGTCCGAGCGACTTGCAAAGGCCAAAGAACTCGAGTCATACTTTCGCGCACAGTCGGAGCGCCTGACCAGAGATGTCGATGACGAGAAGCGAAAAGCGCTCGCCGAGGTGGACCGCCTCCTGGAACAAAGTCGCCGTGACACCGAACAACTGGTCGCCGATATCCGAAAGTCGCAGGCGGACAAGGAAACCGTCAAACAAGCGCATCGACGACTCCGCGACCTGAAACAGGAGGCGGCGCGACAGACGGACAACCTTCGTGCGGACAAGACGGCGCCGACCGAGCCGGCGACCTTCGCGGAGGGTGACCTGGTGCGCATCATGTCGCTCGGCCAGACGGGTGAGATCGAACAGGTGCAGGGCGACCGCGCCCGGGTCCGCCTCGGCCAGTTCACTACTACCGTTGAGCTGCGCAGCCTCGAGCGGCTGGCGCCTTCGGGAAGTGCGTCCACTAGAAAACACGCCGCCGCCGCATCGGCATTCCAGGTGAATGAGTCGGTTTCGCCGGAGATTCACCTCCGGGGCATGACCGTGGAGGAAGCCACCGATGCGCTCGAGAAATATCTCGACCGCGCGCGACTGGCCGGGTTGGGGCAGGTATATGTCGTCCACGGCAAGGGCAGCGGCGCCCTGCGCCGTTCGCTGACCGCTTTCCTCAAGGGGCACGCCGATGTCGAGTCGTTGCGTCTCGGCAACTGGAACGAGGGCGGCGCGGGCGTCACGATCGTGAAACTGAGACAATGA